In the Vitis vinifera cultivar Pinot Noir 40024 chromosome 2, ASM3070453v1 genome, one interval contains:
- the LOC104881244 gene encoding uncharacterized protein LOC104881244 — protein MEYDPEVVVLDDKEDGLSGRGVHQLISSLKSSFRLPDFNKVEEYLTLREQQLKQEKDELEAKMKKISDGLLAEIQKKEIENEFLERKHADEVLEKLVLEEDLKKCKRECEDLEEKVNRLSEDQKVMSGREKRAEERYGKLMEELKKSEECSAQLNCKNRELECEKRRIEAEIEMWKRRFGELESRVLALEKDTEVLKRPEPNFCESMKGNLGVRNPGFSEWRAEKEAGSLRKVKNEMDIESTSVSLENKKINEISAKNIHASPGLGSSCHTPTQRIMDLQNGGSGRPAFVGSVDISDSDDEMPKVIRNASTDCASKEVLSGKQQPSQSMKNVMFLSGTGPEDTLKRKQEILDWLGEEDSLKVKQASSSTHNPVFLKRLKATINAEENIRDTYDISDSDDSSDSESEADGVFPFDPVISIARSNQKG, from the exons ATGGAGTATGATCCAGAAGTTGTGGTGCTCGATGATAAAGAGGATGGTCTTAGCGGCCGCGGCGTTCATCAGTTAATATCTTCGCTGAAATCGTCGTTTCGGCTTCCGGATTTTAACAAGGTTGAGGAGTATTTGACGCTGAGGGAGCAGCAGTTGAAGCAAGAGAAGGATGAGTTGGAGgcgaaaatgaagaaaatttctGATGGATTGTTGGCTGAGATTCAGAAGAAGGAGATCGAGAATGAGTTTCTTGAGCGAAAACATGCAGACGAGGTTTTGGAGAAACTGGTGCTTGAAGAGGATTTGAAGAAGTGTAAGAGAGAGTGCGAGGATCTTGAAGAGAAGGTGAATCGATTGAGCGAAGATCAGAAGGTGATGTCTGGTAGAGAGAAAAGGGCTGAGGAAAGGTATGGGAAGTTGATGGAAGAATTGAAGAAAAGCGAGGAATGCAGCGCTCAATTAAACTGTAAAAATAGAGAACTGGAGTGTGAGAAGAGAAGGATTGAGGCTGAAATTGAGATGTGGAAGAGGAGATTTGGGGAGTTGGAGTCCAGGGTTTTGGCTTTGGAAAAAGACACTGAGGTGCTGAAGAGGCCAGAACCCAACTTTTGTGAGAGTATGAAGGGGAACTTGGGAGTGAGAAATCCAGGGTTTTCTGAATGGAGAGCAGAGAAAGAAGCGGGTAGCCTTCGAAAGGTTAAGAATGAAATGGACATCGAATCAACCAGTGTGAGCTTGGAGaacaagaaaatcaatgaaattAGTGCCAAAAACATTCATGCTTCACCCGGGTTGGGCTCTAGTTGTCATACCCCAACTCAAAGAATCATGGATTTGCAGAATGGAG GTAGTGGAAGACCTGCATTTGTAGGATCAGTGGACATCAGTGACAGTGACGATGAAATGCCCAAAGTAATTAGAAATGCTTCAACTGATTGTGCCTCCAAAGAAGTTTTAAGTGGAAAACAGCAACCATCTCAAAGCATGAAAAATGTCATGTTTTTGAGTGGGACAGGTCCTGAAGATACactcaaaagaaaacaagaaattttaGATTGGTTGGGTGAGGAAGATTCTCTGAAAGTAAAACAAGCTTCTTCTTCAACACATAATCCAGTGTTTTTAAAGCGGTTGAAAGCTACAATTAATGCTGAAGAAAATATCAGGGATACATATGATATTTCAGACAGTGATGATAGTTCTGACTCTGAAAGTGAAGCAGATGGGGTTTTTCCCTTTGATCCAGTTATATCAATTGCTCGCAGCAACCAAAAAGGATGA
- the LOC100255371 gene encoding uncharacterized protein LOC100255371: MATKDSDPSLGFLTKKETEVKLPRPTRVKNKTPAPIQITAEQILREARERQEAEIRPPKQKITDSTELADYRLRKRKEFEDLIRRVRWNISVWIKYAQWEESQKDFNRARSVWERALEVDYRNHTLWLKYAEVEMKNKFINHARNVWDRAVTLLPRVDQLWYKYIHMEEMLGNVAGARQIFERWMTWMPDQQGWLSYIKFEIRYNEMERARGIFERFVQCHPKVGAWIRYAKFEMKNGEVARARNCYERAIEKLADDEDAEQLFLAFAEFEERCKESERARCIYKFALDHIPKGRAEDLYRKFVAFEKQYGDKEGIEDAIVGKRRFQYEEEVRKNPLNYDSWFDYIRLEENTGNKARTREVYERAIANVPPAEEKRYWQRYIYLWINYALYEELEAEDAERTRDVYRECLKLIPHDKFSFAKIWLMAGQFEIRQLNLKGARQILGNAIGKAPKDKIFKKYIEIELQLGNIDRCRKLYEKYLEWSPENCYAWSKYAELEKSLSETERARAIFELAIAQPALDMPELLWKAYIDFEISEGEFERTRELYERLLDRTKHLKVWISYAKFEASAMVEDDMGSDLPEDDAQESILEEKRQCIERARRVFEKAVNYFRTSAPELKEERTMLLEEWLNMESSFGELGDVSLVQIKLPKKLKKKRQIVTEDGPSGYEEYIDYLFPEETQTTNLKILEAAYRWKKQKTSDDE, encoded by the exons ATGGCTACAAAAGACTCCGACCCTTCATTAGGGTTTCTGACGAAGAAAGAAACGGAGGTGAAGCTGCCGCGGCCGACTAGGGTTAAGAACAAGACCCCAGCCCCCATCCAAATCACCGCCGAGCAAATCCTCCGAGAAGCTCGTGAACGGCAAGAGGCTGAAATCCGACCGCCGAAGCAGAAGATCACTGATTCGACTGAGCTCGCTGACTATCGCCTCCGCAAACGGAAGGAGTTCGAAGACCTAATCCGAAGAGTGCGATGGAACATCAGCGTCTGGATCAAGTACGCGCAGTGGGAGGAGTCTCAGAAGGACTTCAACCGAGCGCGATCTGTGTGGGAGCGAGCGCTCGAGGTCGATTACAGGAACCACACGTTGTGGCTGAAGTACGCCGAGGTGGAGATGAAGAACAAGTTCATCAACCACGCGCGGAATGTTTGGGACCGCGCTGTCACTCTATTGCCTCGCGTCGATCAGCTCTGGTACAAGTACATTCACATGGAGGAGATGCTGGGGAATGTGGCTGGTGCGCGGCAGATTTTCGAGAGATGGATGACTTGGATGCCGGACCAGCAGGGTTGGTTATCATACATTAAGTTTGAGATTCGATACAACGAGATGGAGAGAGCGCGGGGAATTTTTGAGCGGTTCGTGCAGTGTCACCCGAAGGTCGGGGCATGGATTCGCTATGCCAAATTTGAGATGAAGAATGGAGAGGTTGCGAGGGCAAGGAATTGTTACGAGAGGGCCATTGAGAAGTTGGCCGATGATGAGGATGCTGAACAATTGTTCCTTGCATTTGCGGAATTTGAAGAGCGGTGTAAGGAATCCGAGCGTGCTAGGTGCATTTACAAGTTCGCTCTTGACCACATACCAAAAGGTAGGGCGGAGGACTTGTACAGAAAGTTTGTGGCATTTGAAAAGCAATATGGTGACAAGGAGGGAATAGAGGATGCAATCGTGGGGAAGAGGAGGTTTCAGTATGAAGAGGAGGTTAGGAAGAATCCACTCAATTACGACTCATGGTTTGATTATATTAGATTGGAGGAGAATACAGGGAACAAAGCCAGGACTAGAGAAGTTTATGAGCGGGCTATCGCTAATGTTCCTCCTGCTGAGGAGAAGCGATACTGGCAGCGCTACATTTACTTGTG gATTAATTATGCTTTATACGAAGAGCTTGAGGCAGAAGATGCGGAGCGGACACGAGATGTATATAG GGAGTGTCTTAAGCTGATTCCTCACGACAAATTCTCATTTGCTAAAATATGGCTTATGGCTGGCCAGTTTGAAATACGACAATTAAATCTCAAGGGTGCCCGTCAAATCCTGGGGAATGCAATTGGAAAGGCTCCAAAAGATAAG ATTTTCAAGAAATACATTGAGATCGAGTTGCAACTCGGCAATATAGATCGTTGTCGGAAGTTATATGAGAAATATTTGGAGTGGTCCCCTGAGAACTGCTATGCTTGGAGCAAGTATGCTGAATTGGAGAAGTCTTTGTCTGAAACAGAGCGAGCTAGAGCTATCTTTGAGCTTGCAATTGCTCAACCTGCATTGGATATGCCAGAGTTATTGTGGAAG GCATATATTGACTTTGAGATATCAGAGGGAGAATTCGAAAGGACCAGGGAGCTCTATGAGAGGCTTCTAGATCGAACAAAGCACTTGAAAGTGTGGATTAGTTATGCAAAATTCGAGGCATCTGCTATGGTGGAGGATGACATGGGTTCAGACTTACCAGAAGATGATGCCCAGGAATCTATTCTAGAAGAAAAAAGGCAATGCATTGAACGAGCTAGAA GGGTTTTTGAGAAAGCCGTTAACTATTTTAGAACATCTGCACCTGAACTGAAAGAGGAAAGGACCATGCTTCTGGAAGAGTGGTTGAACATGGAAAGTAGCTTTGGTGAGCTTGGTGATGTCAGTTTGGTCCAGATAAAGTTGCCCAAGAAACTCAAGAAGAAGAGGCAAATAGTAACGGAGGATGGTCCATCTGG TTACGAGGAGTATATAGACTACCTGTTCCCTGAGGAAACCCAGACCACAAATCTCAAGATTTTGGAAGCAGCATACAGGTGGAAGAAGCAAAAAACTTCTGATGACGAATAG
- the LOC104881245 gene encoding uncharacterized protein LOC104881245 isoform X1: MEFDPRVVVIDDTEDDLNGCSVHEFISSLRSSFRPPDFDRMEEYLMLREKNRKREKEDLEAKTKKISDALSAELGKKRIENELLEGRHAEEVSERLLLQGELNECKRQCERLKENVTRLSEDQRVMCDREKRGEERYGRLLEELKRNEECIAQLNCRNTELECEKRSGEAENEMWKKRFGELESRILALEEDTEMLKRAEPNFYERMKGDFRVRTAGFPELRAEQEAGTIIKIKKEMDLESTSGNLETMPIDQIVRNSVKKYHASPGAGSSCHTPPKGIRSLQGGGGGTPAFVGSINISDSDDEMPKVMRSNSTDHDSKEVMSGKEELPQKMKQVMLLNQRGTRDKLESKQESLGCTDAEDTPKRKEASSLTRNPVFLKRFKGGTNAEDTCDIFNSDDSSSGSESEGPDDFTFDLIMSKLQSNQRG; this comes from the exons ATGGAGTTTGATCCGAGGGTTGTTGTGATTGATGATACAGAGGATGATCTCAACGGCTGCAGTGTTCATGAGTTTATATCTTCGTTGAGATCTTCGTTTCGGCCGCCTGATTTTGATAGAATGGAGGAGTACTTGATGTTGAGGGAGAAGAATCGGAAGCGAGAGAAGGAGGATTTAGAGGCGAAGACGAAGAAAATTTCGGACGCATTGTCGGCTGAACTCGGGAAAAAAAGGATAGAGAACGAGTTGCTTGAGGGGAGACACGCAGAAGAGGTTTCGGAGAGACTGTTGCTCCAAGGCGAATTGAATGAGTGTAAGAGACAGTGCGAACGGCTCAAAGAGAATGTGACTCGATTGAGCGAAGATCAGAGGGTGATGTGTGATAGAGAGAAGAGAGGTGAGGAGAGATATGGCAGGTTGTTGGAAGAATTGAAGAGAAATGAGGAATGTATTGCTCAATTGAACTGTAGGAACACGGAATTGGAATGTGAGAAAAGATCGGGGGAGGCTGAGAATGAGATGTGGAAGAAAAGATTTGGGGAGCTGGAGTCTAGGATATTGGCATTGGAAGAAGACACTGAAATGTTGAAGAGGGCAGAACCCAACTTTTATGAGAGAATGAAGGGGGACTTCCGAGTGAGAACTGCAGGCTTCCCTGAATTGAGGGCTGAGCAGGAAGCAGGTaccattataaaaattaagaaagagatGGACCTGGAATCAACTTCGGGGAATTTGGAAACTATGCCAATTGATCAAATTGTGAGGAATTCTGTTAAAAAATATCATGCCTCACCAGGTGCAGGCTCTAGCTGCCATACCCCTCCCAAAGGAATCCGAAGTTTACAGGGCGGAG GTGGTGGAACACCTGCATTTGTAGGCTCTATCAATATCAGTGACAGTGATGATGAAATGCCCAAAGTAATGAGAAGTAATTCAACTGATCATGATTCAAAAGAAGTTATGAGTGGAAAAGAAGAGCTTCCTCAAAAAATGAAACAGGTCATGCTTTTGAATCAAAGAGGTACCCGAGATAAACTTGAAAGCAAACAAGAAAGTTTGGGTTGTACTGATGCAGAAGATActccaaaaagaaaagaagcttCTTCTTTGACACGTAATCCAGTGTTTTTGAAGCGATTCAAAGGAGGAACTAATGCAGAAGATACCTGCGATATATTTAACAGTGATGATAGCTCCTCTGGCTCTGAAAGTGAAGGACCTGACGATTTTACTTTTGATCTGATTATGTCAAAACTTCAAAGCAACCAACGGGGATGA
- the LOC104881245 gene encoding uncharacterized protein LOC104881245 isoform X2, with translation MEFDPRVVVIDDTEDDLNGCSVHEFISSLRSSFRPPDFDRMEEYLMLREKNRKREKEDLEAKTKKISDALSAELGKKRIENELLEGRHAEEVSERLLLQGELNECKRQCERLKENVTRLSEDQRVMCDREKRGEERYGRLLEELKRNEECIAQLNCRNTELECEKRSGEAENEMWKKRFGELESRILALEEDTEMLKRAEPNFYERMKGDFRVRTAGFPELRAEQEAGTIIKIKKEMDLESTSGNLETMPIDQIVRNSVKKYHASPGAGSSCHTPPKGIRSLQGGGSINISDSDDEMPKVMRSNSTDHDSKEVMSGKEELPQKMKQVMLLNQRGTRDKLESKQESLGCTDAEDTPKRKEASSLTRNPVFLKRFKGGTNAEDTCDIFNSDDSSSGSESEGPDDFTFDLIMSKLQSNQRG, from the exons ATGGAGTTTGATCCGAGGGTTGTTGTGATTGATGATACAGAGGATGATCTCAACGGCTGCAGTGTTCATGAGTTTATATCTTCGTTGAGATCTTCGTTTCGGCCGCCTGATTTTGATAGAATGGAGGAGTACTTGATGTTGAGGGAGAAGAATCGGAAGCGAGAGAAGGAGGATTTAGAGGCGAAGACGAAGAAAATTTCGGACGCATTGTCGGCTGAACTCGGGAAAAAAAGGATAGAGAACGAGTTGCTTGAGGGGAGACACGCAGAAGAGGTTTCGGAGAGACTGTTGCTCCAAGGCGAATTGAATGAGTGTAAGAGACAGTGCGAACGGCTCAAAGAGAATGTGACTCGATTGAGCGAAGATCAGAGGGTGATGTGTGATAGAGAGAAGAGAGGTGAGGAGAGATATGGCAGGTTGTTGGAAGAATTGAAGAGAAATGAGGAATGTATTGCTCAATTGAACTGTAGGAACACGGAATTGGAATGTGAGAAAAGATCGGGGGAGGCTGAGAATGAGATGTGGAAGAAAAGATTTGGGGAGCTGGAGTCTAGGATATTGGCATTGGAAGAAGACACTGAAATGTTGAAGAGGGCAGAACCCAACTTTTATGAGAGAATGAAGGGGGACTTCCGAGTGAGAACTGCAGGCTTCCCTGAATTGAGGGCTGAGCAGGAAGCAGGTaccattataaaaattaagaaagagatGGACCTGGAATCAACTTCGGGGAATTTGGAAACTATGCCAATTGATCAAATTGTGAGGAATTCTGTTAAAAAATATCATGCCTCACCAGGTGCAGGCTCTAGCTGCCATACCCCTCCCAAAGGAATCCGAAGTTTACAGGGCGGAG GCTCTATCAATATCAGTGACAGTGATGATGAAATGCCCAAAGTAATGAGAAGTAATTCAACTGATCATGATTCAAAAGAAGTTATGAGTGGAAAAGAAGAGCTTCCTCAAAAAATGAAACAGGTCATGCTTTTGAATCAAAGAGGTACCCGAGATAAACTTGAAAGCAAACAAGAAAGTTTGGGTTGTACTGATGCAGAAGATActccaaaaagaaaagaagcttCTTCTTTGACACGTAATCCAGTGTTTTTGAAGCGATTCAAAGGAGGAACTAATGCAGAAGATACCTGCGATATATTTAACAGTGATGATAGCTCCTCTGGCTCTGAAAGTGAAGGACCTGACGATTTTACTTTTGATCTGATTATGTCAAAACTTCAAAGCAACCAACGGGGATGA